AATTTGCATTAAAAAATATCTGCAAAgcaaaaacaaacataacataaaaaaaattaaaaaaaagtttatatatataaagaaagcaacaaaaaaaattacccaataaattttatattgcccatattaaaaatttcataaaaaaaattacccaataaattttatattctccaTCCTGAATAAGGCAAAAGTATATATGGTATAGGAGGATGAGCTTctaatgtcttttttttttttttttttgcatttgaTAATGGATTTTGACAgactgttcaaaacttgcatATTCGATGATGAGTCTTAACAGGCTGTTCAAAccttgaattatatcaacaattTTGTACTAGCTATTGTTGGAAATAATATTTGTTCCAAtagatcaatttttaaaaagattatAACGTTAcactaaaaatatcaaaaatatgaTACATACAATAATCAATTACTACCTACTAGGTATAATTAACGATCAGTGCTAATACTTACAAGCGATAACTATTAGTTATATCTAATATTTAAACTAAGGTAGATTCTTAATTTAAGATATGGGTGAAATTAGTGATGGGTTTATAGAGAAAATAactttttcaaaatttagatCTTTTAAGTATGAATCATGTAAGTGCTTAGATCTATTTTGATTGTCgtgcatatataaaaataagttagTATTTATTAATGAAGAGCGTATTATCTAAAGGAAGAGCcacctgaattttaaaaatagattaaaGTTGATAACATAGTGATATCTTTAAAATTGTCTATACTCTTATTTTAGTGTCCAATATAAGAGAATTTAAGTTGATTTGATTAAAGGTTTCGTGAGTGCAACAGGCTTAATTCTATCaaattaagagaaaaataagTAAAGTCAAATATGATAAacaaaaagaattaaaagatTCAATTGGATAATTTCTATCTTTATAGAATTAGATGATTTTCGCTTAAGAGTCCAAAAAGATTTTCTTAATTCCAGTTGTATTTATAGGATAAAGGTGCACTAGCtatgtatttattataattaaatcaaacctTTTTTTTCCAAGAATCTTTACTCTTATAGGAGAagtatgtaatattaaagctCGAAGCAATATAatagcaaataattttttttttcttgtttttatacattaaaaatatataaaaatatttaaaggtAATTTACAGCTATGTCCCTGAATTTTAGCAAAATCTACAAGTTAGTTTTTGTTTAAAATTTGTATAATAATTaagttcttaaattttaaatctattaaaccAATTGGTCATTCTGTCAAAAACATGATCAATTTAcccttaattattttttaatgacaaTAAAATCCTTATACAATTTGTTGTTATGGCTCTCTATCTAAATCTCCCATTAAGGCTGTCGAATGGTGTTGGATTGATGACCACCAAAGGGAGATCACAATGGTGATGGTACAGATCTGAATAGCAAATTCACAATCTTTATCCATCCAAAGATAATCTTATCAATTTTAGTTCCTGAGAGAGAAGattttattagatttaaaaaaaaattaattttctcagTTCTTGATATGGTTACTATTGTTGAAACACAAGGAAAAAAGATGCTGATACACAAGAAATTGTGGCAAATGCAATGAATATGCCAATCAAATGAAAGAGAAGATAAGGCTTTGATTTGTTTGGTCTGGCCAGTAATGATGATCATACttctaaatattaattaaagaaaGTTAGAAGtgaactattattattataaagtaAACAAAGAAAATGTCCTTTATTAACTGATTTCAGTTCTACCAATTGTATCAAACACAACATGAACTGAACACATAAGCAACATATTAATAAAAGTATTATAACTTTATATCAGTTGTAATTGATGACAAGAAGCACAAGAGCTCTGACGAAATTAAGAGCTTCAACATTGAGCTGCATCTCCGGAATTTTGCTCATCTTCTCATTTGTTGCAACCCTTCAATGAAGTATGGGACTCCATGTAAGGGACAGCCTGCAAGTAATTGCTTGTATGTACTGCTCCTTCTAAAGGAACAGGGCTAATTGTTTCTTCAGGAGGGTTCCATACGAGCAAGTGTTGATTCCACGATGAGAAAAATAGCTCGCCCTTCCTTGAAAATCCTAATGGCAGAGACATCTCCAAACATTCTGGGTATGCTACGGTAAATAATTTAGTCCAAGACTCATCAACTCCATATTCAAGCAATACCCACAACTCCACATGATGATTAGTAGACAGAGACAAAGCAACATGCTCATTCAAGCAAAGAATTGTCCGCCAAAAATGAGAACTGAAAGCATCTGGTAGAGCTGTTGTTTTGATAACCTCATTGCTCAAGTCGAAAGAAACAATTAAATCTCGACTATGGTCTCTCTCTTTTGCGCACCAATGAAATGTACCATTTGCACCCGTATGAGCTCTATGATCATAATTATACTCAGAGTAGCCATTTTCGTACTTATAACGAGGCAACTCCCAAGAATTCAGAGAGACATCAAGTTTTCTCCAAGTATCATCCCTCAGACTATAGATCTCCGCCAGGTAATCACATTGGTTATCATGAGTCAAATACTCAAAAATCCTGAGTACTTTGTAATCACATGTTGTGGAGTCAAATCCAAATTCTACAATTTCCAATGAAAAAGGttcaggaggaggaggaggatgtgAAAGATTGGATTGAGGTAGCATCTTAGTTTCAGAAGTAGTTGGGTTCCATAGAACAATATTACTCTCGTAGTTGTAAACATCATCCCATAACCCAGGGCTTTTTGCTTTTTCaggttaaaataaaaaaatatttctcaatCCCTGGTTCggaaaaaatattttccgaAACCAGGGTAAAAAGAACctctaccgcactttaaaagtgcggtagagcttaccgcacttttaaagtgcggtaagtaaagaataaattaaaaaaaaaaatattaaatgcaTTACCGCACCTTAAAGGTGCGGTAATGCATGAGTGCGGCGGTTGCCGCACtcaattttgttttaattataaatttaatttttatttaattaattattatattttattaatttaatttatataattatatattaaatttataaaatataattataaaaattatattaatattaatattaatattaattaatttaagttatttgtaatataatattatatttattaatttattttattaatttatataatttaattaattatatattaaatttatataaatataattataaaaattatattaatattaattaatttaaattatttataatataatactaTATCTATCATATTTAtcactttattttattaatttatataatttaattaatactaaaaatatatataaatgtattaatataatttattttattaattatatttatcaatgcagaaattataaaaaattaaataaaaaaatattttttttctttgaaacgGGGTTGGGAATTCGAA
This sequence is a window from Manihot esculenta cultivar AM560-2 chromosome 4, M.esculenta_v8, whole genome shotgun sequence. Protein-coding genes within it:
- the LOC122723472 gene encoding F-box/kelch-repeat protein At3g06240-like gives rise to the protein MAVDYFPKHLVFNILFKLPVRSVVRFRFEYLAAFSFLCNDTFDMSPPQEIPYPHDIMENCSFVDIVGSCCNGVICLRDGYFFENLLGLWGFLLFQMLPQSNLSHPPPPPEPFSLEIVEFGFDSTTCDYKVLRIFEYLTHDNQCDYLAEIYSLRDDTWRKLDVSLNSWELPRYKYENGYSEYNYDHRAHTGANGTFHWCAKERDHSRDLIVSFDLSNEVIKTTALPDAFSSHFWRTILCLNEHVALSLSTNHHVELWVLLEYGVDESWTKLFTVAYPECLEMSLPLGFSRKGELFFSSWNQHLLVWNPPEETISPVPLEGAVHTSNYLQAVPYMESHTSLKGCNK